From a region of the Streptomyces tirandamycinicus genome:
- a CDS encoding SCO1431 family membrane protein, whose protein sequence is MTPTAATAATAPTAPSVDGVTNAAVARARTGGPDDDVPKIVEHIMGWVLVVVLAMLVTQAGLL, encoded by the coding sequence ATGACCCCCACCGCCGCCACCGCCGCCACTGCCCCCACCGCCCCCTCCGTCGACGGAGTGACCAACGCCGCCGTCGCGCGGGCCCGCACCGGAGGACCCGACGACGACGTCCCCAAGATCGTCGAGCACATCATGGGCTGGGTCCTCGTGGTGGTGCTCGCGATGCTCGTCACCCAGGCGGGGCTGCTCTGA
- a CDS encoding acyl-CoA dehydrogenase family protein, producing the protein MPDRAPQPVDRTLPTEEARDLIALVREIVQREIAPRAAEEEEAGRFPRELFSLLSESGLLGLPYDSEYGGGDQPYEVYLQVLEELAGARLTVGLGVSVHSLACHALAGYGTKEQRAEHLPAMLGGGLLGAYCLSEPSSGSDAASLRTKAERDGDDWVITGTKAWITHGGVADFYTVLARTGGEGARGISAFLVPGDAEGLSAAAPEKKMGMKGSPTAQLHFDGVRVPDSRRIGDEGQGFAIALSALDSGRLGIAACAIGVAQAALDESLGYATGRRQFGRPIADFQGLRFMLADMATKVEAGRALYLAAARLRDRGLPFSKEAAMAKLFCTDTAMQVATDAVQILGGYGYTADFPVERLMREAKVLQIVEGTNQIQRMVIARHLAGPESR; encoded by the coding sequence ATGCCCGACCGCGCCCCGCAGCCGGTGGACCGCACACTGCCCACCGAGGAGGCCAGGGATCTGATCGCCCTGGTCCGTGAGATCGTCCAGCGGGAGATCGCTCCACGCGCGGCCGAGGAGGAGGAAGCCGGCCGTTTCCCGCGCGAACTGTTCTCCCTGCTCTCCGAGTCGGGATTGCTCGGTCTCCCCTACGACTCCGAGTACGGCGGGGGCGACCAGCCCTACGAGGTCTATCTCCAGGTCCTCGAGGAGCTGGCAGGGGCCCGCCTCACCGTGGGCCTGGGCGTCAGCGTCCACTCCCTCGCCTGCCACGCGCTCGCCGGCTACGGGACCAAGGAGCAGCGCGCCGAGCACCTGCCCGCGATGCTCGGCGGGGGACTCCTCGGGGCCTACTGCCTCTCCGAGCCGTCGTCCGGCTCGGACGCGGCCTCCCTGCGCACGAAGGCCGAGCGCGACGGCGACGACTGGGTCATCACCGGAACCAAGGCCTGGATCACCCACGGCGGGGTCGCCGACTTCTACACCGTGCTGGCCCGGACCGGGGGCGAGGGCGCCCGCGGCATCTCGGCGTTCCTGGTGCCGGGCGACGCGGAGGGACTGAGCGCGGCCGCGCCCGAGAAGAAGATGGGCATGAAGGGCTCGCCCACCGCGCAGCTCCACTTCGACGGTGTACGCGTTCCGGACTCCCGCCGGATCGGCGACGAGGGACAGGGCTTCGCGATCGCGCTCTCCGCGCTCGACTCGGGGCGCCTCGGCATCGCCGCCTGCGCGATCGGCGTGGCCCAGGCCGCCCTCGACGAGTCCCTCGGCTACGCCACCGGGAGGCGGCAGTTCGGCCGTCCCATCGCCGACTTCCAGGGACTGCGTTTCATGCTCGCCGACATGGCCACGAAGGTCGAGGCGGGCCGTGCGCTCTACCTCGCCGCCGCGCGGCTGCGCGACCGGGGCCTGCCGTTCTCGAAGGAGGCGGCGATGGCCAAGCTGTTCTGCACGGACACGGCGATGCAGGTGGCCACCGACGCCGTGCAGATCCTCGGCGGCTACGGCTACACCGCGGACTTCCCCGTGGAGCGGCTGATGCGCGAGGCGAAGGTGCTGCAGATCGTCGAGGGCACCAACCAGATCCAGCGCATGGTCATCGCCCGTCACCTCGCCGGGCCGGAGTCCCGCTGA
- a CDS encoding AAA family ATPase: protein MDIGTQGSPAPADLAWVRGVDAYTVGAYPQAEEEFRAAVRIDPGMADGWLGLHALRADTTTALLRMYRNRERFGEQRARHRRTLNSWYWLGWWVQPVLESPRDLLLAHASHWLDGRHVPELDRALAGLPPVDADPQVRFLHACRAYLVKDWEQLVRHTEPLVDDPLLGIEAGLFAGMARVRLEMYRQAEPMLAAALMRCRSEQPQRKELRYWLARAHEGTGRSAAALPLYRAVHRVDPAFMDTSARLAAINDYDGIDGIDGADEAAGLAAVSLAGAGAGVGQEAADPPPAEGEPPFVPEPRYAGDPQPPFAAPVPAAAGPADRAREKSGNPSRAAPAFPSGPTDPVLLAEALAELERMVGLEPVKRQVKALSAQLNMARLRAGQGLPVQPPKRHFVFSGPSGTGKTTVARILGRVFYALGLLGGDHLVEAQRSDLVGEFLGQTAVKANELIDSALGGVLFVDEAYALSNTGYSKGDAYGDEALQVLLKRAEDNRDHLVVILAGYPEGMDRLLATNPGLSSRFTTRVDFPSYRPLELTAIGEVLAAANGDLWDEEALDELRSISGHVVDQGWIDELGNGRFLRTLYEKSCAYRDLRLSGYAGTPTREDLATLRLPDLMQAYGEVLSGRGPRGRGPQDPGGP, encoded by the coding sequence ATGGACATCGGCACGCAGGGCTCACCGGCCCCGGCCGACCTCGCCTGGGTGCGCGGCGTGGACGCCTACACGGTGGGGGCGTACCCGCAGGCCGAGGAGGAGTTCCGAGCCGCGGTCCGGATCGACCCCGGGATGGCCGACGGCTGGCTCGGACTGCACGCCCTGCGCGCGGACACCACCACCGCGCTGCTGCGGATGTACCGCAACCGGGAGCGCTTCGGCGAGCAGCGGGCCCGGCACCGCCGCACGCTGAACTCCTGGTACTGGCTCGGCTGGTGGGTGCAGCCCGTGCTGGAGAGCCCGCGCGACCTCCTGCTCGCGCACGCCTCGCACTGGCTCGACGGACGCCATGTGCCGGAGCTGGACCGGGCGCTCGCCGGACTGCCGCCGGTCGACGCCGATCCGCAGGTCCGGTTCCTGCACGCGTGCCGGGCGTACCTGGTCAAGGACTGGGAGCAGTTGGTGCGGCACACCGAACCGCTCGTCGACGACCCGCTGCTCGGGATCGAGGCGGGCCTGTTCGCAGGTATGGCCCGGGTCCGGCTGGAGATGTACCGGCAGGCGGAGCCGATGCTGGCCGCGGCGCTGATGCGCTGCCGCAGCGAGCAGCCCCAGCGCAAGGAACTCCGCTACTGGCTGGCGCGGGCCCACGAGGGCACCGGCCGCAGCGCGGCGGCGCTGCCGCTGTACCGGGCCGTGCACCGGGTGGATCCGGCGTTCATGGACACCTCGGCGCGGCTCGCCGCGATCAACGACTACGACGGCATCGACGGCATCGACGGCGCGGACGAGGCCGCGGGACTGGCGGCCGTCTCGCTGGCGGGCGCCGGGGCGGGCGTGGGTCAGGAGGCCGCGGACCCCCCGCCGGCCGAGGGGGAACCTCCCTTCGTGCCCGAACCGCGCTACGCCGGCGACCCCCAGCCGCCGTTCGCGGCGCCGGTCCCGGCCGCCGCGGGCCCGGCCGACCGGGCGCGCGAGAAGTCCGGTAACCCCTCCCGCGCCGCACCCGCGTTCCCGTCCGGGCCCACCGATCCGGTGCTGCTCGCCGAAGCGCTCGCGGAGCTGGAGCGGATGGTGGGCCTGGAGCCGGTGAAGCGGCAGGTGAAAGCGCTCTCCGCGCAGCTGAACATGGCCAGGCTGCGGGCCGGGCAGGGTCTGCCCGTCCAGCCCCCGAAGCGGCACTTCGTCTTCTCCGGCCCCTCCGGCACCGGCAAGACGACCGTGGCCCGCATCCTCGGCCGGGTCTTCTACGCGCTCGGGCTGCTGGGCGGCGACCATCTGGTGGAGGCGCAGCGCTCCGACCTGGTCGGGGAGTTCCTGGGGCAGACCGCGGTGAAGGCCAATGAGCTGATCGACTCGGCGCTCGGCGGCGTGCTCTTCGTGGACGAGGCGTACGCGCTCTCCAACACCGGCTACAGCAAGGGCGACGCGTACGGCGACGAGGCGCTGCAGGTGCTGCTGAAGCGGGCCGAGGACAACCGCGACCATCTGGTGGTCATCCTCGCCGGCTACCCCGAGGGCATGGACCGGCTGCTGGCCACCAACCCGGGGCTGTCCTCGCGGTTCACCACCCGGGTCGACTTCCCCTCGTACCGGCCGCTGGAGCTGACCGCGATCGGCGAGGTGCTCGCCGCGGCGAACGGCGACCTGTGGGACGAGGAGGCGCTCGACGAGCTGCGGTCGATCAGCGGCCATGTGGTGGACCAGGGCTGGATCGACGAGCTGGGCAACGGCCGCTTCCTGCGCACGCTGTACGAGAAGAGCTGCGCCTACCGGGATCTGCGGCTCTCGGGGTACGCGGGCACGCCGACGCGGGAGGATCTGGCGACGCTGCGGCTGCCGGATCTGATGCAGGCGTACGGGGAGGTGCTCTCCGGCCGGGGTCCGCGGGGCCGCGGTCCTCAGGACCCCGGCGGACCGTGA
- the fxsA gene encoding FxsA family membrane protein: protein MTTGATTPTAPRRSRARTFVPLGIAAWLVLEIWLLTVVAGAAGGFTVFALLVAGGLLGAVVIKRAGRRAFRSLSETLQRQQSGTAPAEDRSGTGNGFLMLGGLLLMLPGLISDAAGLLLLVPPVRTALGRRAERSLERRMRQATPGSLGDAFQQARIHRPDGKVVQGEVVREDAPARSHPEQGPRPPLTS, encoded by the coding sequence ATGACGACCGGCGCAACGACACCGACCGCCCCGAGGCGCTCCCGCGCCCGCACCTTCGTTCCCCTCGGCATCGCCGCCTGGCTGGTGCTGGAGATCTGGCTGCTCACCGTCGTCGCAGGTGCCGCAGGCGGGTTCACCGTCTTCGCGCTGCTCGTGGCAGGCGGGCTGCTCGGCGCCGTGGTGATCAAGCGGGCCGGCCGCCGCGCCTTCCGCAGTCTGTCGGAGACCCTTCAGCGGCAGCAGTCCGGCACCGCGCCGGCCGAGGACCGATCGGGCACGGGCAACGGCTTCCTGATGCTCGGCGGACTGCTCCTCATGCTGCCGGGCCTGATCTCCGACGCGGCGGGACTGCTGCTGCTGGTCCCACCGGTCCGTACCGCTCTCGGCCGGAGGGCGGAGCGGTCGCTGGAGCGCCGTATGCGGCAGGCGACCCCCGGTTCCCTCGGCGACGCCTTCCAGCAGGCCCGTATTCACCGTCCGGACGGAAAGGTCGTGCAGGGTGAGGTCGTCCGCGAGGACGCACCCGCGCGGTCCCACCCCGAGCAGGGCCCGCGTCCGCCGCTGACCTCCTAG
- a CDS encoding uridine kinase family protein, which translates to MSRPLPLDRAAAGLRARPPSCGPVRLIAVDGHAGSGKSTFAGVLAEALGGAPVLRLDDLATHDELFSWTGRLLDQVIGPWSRGDSALYHPYDWNLRRFGTPRRLPAAPLVLVEGVGAGRRALRPHLAGLLWMERGSRESWIRGRHRDGPELAGFWDDWTTAESRHFADDPSRPFADTLIRESPEGYEWLPGPGATAGANHFLTQRDPG; encoded by the coding sequence ATGAGCCGCCCCCTGCCACTCGATCGCGCCGCCGCCGGACTGCGCGCACGGCCGCCGTCCTGCGGCCCGGTCCGGCTGATCGCCGTGGACGGCCACGCGGGCTCCGGCAAGAGCACCTTCGCGGGCGTGCTCGCCGAAGCCCTCGGCGGGGCACCGGTGCTCCGCCTCGACGACCTCGCGACCCACGACGAACTGTTCTCCTGGACCGGCCGTTTGCTTGACCAGGTGATCGGCCCGTGGTCCCGGGGGGACAGCGCGCTCTATCACCCGTACGACTGGAATCTGCGCCGCTTCGGGACTCCGCGCCGCCTGCCCGCCGCGCCGCTCGTCCTGGTCGAGGGCGTGGGCGCGGGCCGCCGGGCGCTGCGGCCCCATCTGGCCGGGCTGCTGTGGATGGAGCGGGGCTCCCGGGAGTCGTGGATACGCGGCCGGCACCGGGACGGGCCGGAGCTCGCGGGCTTCTGGGACGACTGGACCACGGCCGAGAGCCGCCACTTCGCGGACGACCCCTCGCGGCCTTTCGCCGACACCCTGATACGCGAGTCTCCCGAGGGGTACGAGTGGCTGCCGGGACCGGGCGCGACAGCAGGGGCGAACCATTTCCTCACCCAGCGTGACCCCGGCTGA
- a CDS encoding RNA polymerase-binding protein RbpA, whose protein sequence is MSERALRGTRLVVTSYETDRGIDLAPRQAVEYACQNGHRFEMPFSVEAEIPPEWECKACGAQALLVDGDGPEEKKGKPARTHWDMLMERRTREELEEVLAERLAVLRSGAMNIAVHPRDSRKSA, encoded by the coding sequence ATGAGTGAGCGAGCTCTTCGCGGCACGCGCCTCGTGGTGACCAGCTACGAGACCGACCGCGGCATCGATCTGGCCCCGCGCCAGGCGGTGGAGTACGCATGCCAGAACGGACATCGTTTCGAGATGCCGTTCTCGGTCGAGGCGGAGATTCCGCCGGAGTGGGAGTGCAAGGCGTGCGGCGCCCAGGCGCTCCTGGTGGACGGGGACGGCCCCGAGGAGAAGAAGGGGAAGCCCGCGCGTACGCACTGGGACATGCTCATGGAGCGGCGCACGCGTGAGGAGCTCGAGGAGGTGCTGGCCGAGCGGCTGGCCGTCCTCCGCTCCGGGGCCATGAACATCGCGGTGCACCCGCGCGACAGCCGGAAGTCCGCGTAG
- a CDS encoding peptidase C39 family protein, with protein sequence MSTPASRRTVLTAALAAAVGGSALPSAGPAAGAGVPVPAARPGPLVDNRFWNSGADWRSGAGEGTRTAAGGRPALVVGAPAGRTRYPDPHTGRTTVWEYARWTSPVHRTRVAATEVIASWNARTPAGTWLQTELSGTYDDGGTTPWFVMGRWAAGDADIRRTSVDGQTDGRSSVRTDTLAVDDPASGLRLVSYRLRLTLHRRPGTALTPSVWRVGAMASDIPDRFTVPASTPRAARELAVPRYSQNTHIGRYPEYDNGGEAWCSPASSQMVLEYWGRGPTPEELAWVDPDFTDPQVCHAARHTYDHQYEGCGNWPFNAAYAASYRDMNAVVTRLESLDRLESLVEAGIPAVTSQSFLKGELAGAGYGTSGHLMTVIGFTPGGDVIANDPAAPTNEAVRRVYRRAEWENIWLRTKRYDASGRVASGTGGVCYLFWPERPTAAQRKALAALGID encoded by the coding sequence ATGAGCACCCCTGCCTCGCGCAGAACCGTACTCACCGCGGCACTGGCGGCCGCGGTCGGCGGCAGCGCCCTGCCCTCCGCCGGCCCCGCGGCCGGCGCCGGCGTCCCGGTCCCCGCCGCCCGGCCGGGCCCCCTGGTGGACAACCGCTTCTGGAACTCCGGCGCGGACTGGCGCAGCGGTGCGGGCGAGGGCACCCGCACCGCCGCGGGCGGCCGCCCGGCGCTGGTCGTCGGCGCCCCCGCGGGCCGTACGCGGTACCCGGACCCGCACACCGGCCGCACCACCGTCTGGGAGTACGCGAGGTGGACCTCGCCCGTGCACCGCACCCGGGTGGCCGCGACCGAGGTCATCGCCTCCTGGAACGCCCGCACGCCCGCCGGGACCTGGCTGCAGACCGAGCTGTCCGGCACCTACGACGACGGGGGCACCACCCCGTGGTTCGTCATGGGCCGCTGGGCGGCGGGCGACGCGGACATCCGGCGCACCTCCGTCGACGGTCAGACCGACGGCCGGAGCAGCGTCCGGACCGACACTCTCGCCGTGGACGACCCGGCGAGCGGACTGCGGCTGGTCTCCTACCGGCTCCGCCTGACCCTCCACCGCCGGCCGGGGACCGCGCTCACACCGTCCGTCTGGCGCGTCGGGGCCATGGCCTCGGACATCCCGGACCGCTTCACGGTGCCGGCCTCCACGCCCCGGGCCGCCCGTGAACTGGCGGTGCCGCGCTACTCGCAGAACACCCACATCGGCCGGTACCCCGAGTACGACAACGGCGGCGAGGCCTGGTGCAGCCCCGCCTCCTCGCAGATGGTCCTCGAGTACTGGGGCCGCGGGCCCACGCCCGAGGAACTGGCCTGGGTCGATCCCGACTTCACCGATCCCCAGGTCTGCCACGCGGCCCGCCACACCTACGACCACCAGTACGAGGGCTGCGGGAACTGGCCGTTCAACGCCGCCTACGCGGCCTCGTACCGCGACATGAACGCCGTGGTCACCAGGCTGGAGTCGCTCGACCGGCTGGAGTCGCTCGTCGAGGCGGGCATTCCCGCCGTCACCTCCCAGTCCTTCCTGAAGGGCGAACTGGCCGGCGCGGGCTACGGAACCTCGGGCCACCTGATGACCGTGATCGGCTTCACCCCCGGCGGGGACGTGATCGCGAACGATCCGGCCGCACCCACCAACGAGGCCGTCCGCCGGGTGTACCGGCGGGCGGAGTGGGAGAACATCTGGCTTCGCACCAAGCGCTACGACGCGAGCGGGAGAGTGGCCTCCGGCACAGGCGGGGTCTGCTACCTCTTCTGGCCCGAGCGGCCGACCGCCGCCCAGCGCAAGGCCCTCGCCGCCCTCGGCATCGACTGA
- a CDS encoding polyprenol monophosphomannose synthase has protein sequence MNDGGQRRYGRLGKALVIIPTYNEAENIEPIVSRVRAAVPEADVLVADDNSPDGTGKIADELSAQDGQVHVLHRKGKEGLGAAYLAGFRWGIDNGYGVLVEMDADGSHQPEELPRLLTALKGADLVLGSRWVPGGRVVNWPKSREFLSRGGSTYSRLLLGVPIRDVTGGFRAFRKETLEGLGLDGVASQGYCFQVDLARRAVEAGFHVVEVPITFVERELGDSKMSRDIVVEALWRVTAWGVGARAGKIIGRRPL, from the coding sequence ATGAACGACGGCGGTCAGCGGCGATACGGCCGGCTCGGCAAAGCCTTGGTGATCATCCCGACCTACAACGAGGCGGAGAACATCGAGCCGATCGTCTCCCGGGTGCGTGCCGCCGTGCCGGAGGCCGACGTCCTGGTCGCCGACGACAACAGCCCCGACGGGACGGGGAAGATCGCCGACGAGCTCTCGGCCCAGGACGGCCAGGTCCACGTCCTGCACCGCAAGGGCAAGGAGGGCCTCGGAGCCGCCTACCTCGCGGGCTTCCGCTGGGGAATCGACAACGGCTACGGCGTCCTGGTCGAGATGGACGCCGACGGCTCCCACCAGCCGGAGGAACTGCCCAGGCTCCTCACCGCGCTCAAGGGCGCCGACCTCGTGCTCGGCTCCCGGTGGGTGCCGGGCGGGCGCGTGGTGAACTGGCCCAAGTCCCGCGAGTTCCTCTCGCGCGGCGGCAGCACGTACTCGCGACTGCTGCTCGGCGTGCCGATCCGGGACGTCACGGGCGGCTTCCGCGCCTTCCGCAAGGAGACCCTCGAAGGGCTGGGGCTGGACGGCGTGGCGTCGCAGGGCTACTGCTTCCAGGTGGACCTCGCCCGGCGGGCCGTGGAGGCCGGTTTCCACGTGGTGGAGGTCCCTATCACCTTCGTGGAGCGCGAGCTGGGCGACTCCAAGATGAGCCGGGACATCGTCGTGGAGGCCCTGTGGCGGGTCACGGCCTGGGGTGTCGGTGCCCGGGCGGGCAAGATCATCGGACGCAGGCCGCTCTGA
- a CDS encoding amidohydrolase produces MSESATQAEHRTVLLRGGEVHSPADPFATAMVVERGHVAWVGSEGAADAFASGVDEVVDLEGALVTPAFVDAHVHTTATGLALTGLDLSAAASLAEAAELIRAYAGARPADRVLIGHGWDASRWPERRPLGREELDRLTGGRPLYLTRIDVHSALVTTAMLDLVPAVRGMTGFRDGEPLTGAAHHAVRSAAYASVSPGQRADAQRAALRHAASLGIGTVHECGGPDISSEDDFTGLLKAAADGPGPRVVGYWADTDVERARALGAAGAAGDLFADGSLGSHTACLHEPYADAPHAGVAHLDAADVAAHVTACTEAGLQAGFHAIGDHAISNVVSGLEAAAKALGLARIRAARHRVEHAEMLTPETVAAFAEFGLTASVQPAFDAAWGGDTGMYAQRLGIERARTLNPYAALLRAGVPLAFGSDSPVTPVDPWGTVRAAAFHRTPEHRISVRAAFTAHTRGGWRAVGRDDGGALVPGAPADYAVWRTGGLVVQAPDDRVARWSTDPRSGTPGLPDLTPGNPLPECLRTVVLGQTVYVRPGE; encoded by the coding sequence ATGAGTGAGAGCGCGACCCAGGCCGAACACCGCACCGTGCTGCTGCGCGGTGGGGAAGTCCACAGCCCCGCCGACCCCTTCGCCACCGCGATGGTCGTCGAGCGCGGGCACGTCGCCTGGGTGGGTTCCGAGGGTGCCGCGGACGCCTTCGCCTCGGGTGTGGACGAGGTGGTCGACCTCGAGGGCGCCCTGGTCACCCCGGCCTTCGTGGACGCGCACGTCCACACCACCGCGACCGGCCTCGCGCTCACCGGGCTCGACCTCTCCGCCGCCGCCTCGCTCGCCGAGGCGGCGGAGCTCATCCGGGCGTACGCCGGGGCACGGCCCGCCGACCGCGTCCTGATCGGGCACGGCTGGGACGCCTCGCGCTGGCCCGAGCGGCGGCCGCTCGGCAGGGAGGAGCTGGACCGGCTCACCGGAGGCCGCCCGCTCTACCTCACCCGCATCGACGTCCACTCCGCGCTGGTCACCACCGCGATGCTCGACCTCGTGCCGGCGGTCCGCGGCATGACCGGATTCCGCGACGGCGAGCCGCTCACCGGCGCGGCGCACCACGCCGTGCGCTCCGCCGCGTACGCCTCGGTCTCGCCCGGGCAGCGGGCCGACGCCCAGCGGGCCGCGCTGCGGCACGCCGCGTCCCTCGGTATCGGGACCGTCCACGAGTGCGGCGGTCCCGACATCTCCTCCGAGGACGACTTCACCGGACTGCTCAAGGCGGCGGCGGACGGACCGGGGCCGCGGGTCGTGGGGTACTGGGCCGACACGGACGTGGAGCGGGCCCGCGCCCTCGGGGCCGCCGGCGCGGCGGGAGACCTGTTCGCCGACGGCTCGCTGGGCTCGCACACCGCCTGCCTCCACGAGCCGTACGCCGACGCCCCGCACGCCGGTGTCGCCCACCTCGACGCGGCCGACGTCGCCGCGCATGTCACCGCGTGCACCGAGGCCGGGCTCCAGGCCGGCTTCCACGCCATCGGCGACCATGCGATCAGCAACGTCGTGTCGGGCCTGGAGGCCGCCGCGAAGGCGCTCGGCCTCGCCCGGATCCGGGCCGCCCGCCACCGGGTGGAGCACGCCGAGATGCTCACCCCGGAAACGGTCGCCGCGTTCGCCGAGTTCGGTCTGACCGCCTCGGTGCAGCCCGCGTTCGACGCGGCCTGGGGCGGCGACACCGGCATGTACGCGCAGCGCCTGGGCATCGAACGGGCCCGCACCCTCAACCCGTACGCGGCCCTGCTGCGCGCCGGGGTCCCGCTCGCCTTCGGCTCGGACAGCCCGGTCACCCCCGTGGACCCGTGGGGCACCGTCCGGGCCGCCGCCTTCCACCGCACCCCCGAGCACCGGATCTCCGTACGCGCCGCCTTCACCGCGCACACCCGTGGGGGCTGGCGTGCCGTCGGCCGCGACGACGGGGGCGCTCTGGTGCCCGGAGCGCCCGCGGACTACGCGGTCTGGCGCACCGGCGGCCTGGTGGTCCAGGCGCCGGACGACCGGGTCGCCCGCTGGTCCACCGACCCCCGCTCCGGCACCCCCGGCCTGCCCGATCTCACTCCCGGAAACCCCCTCCCCGAGTGCCTGCGGACCGTGGTCCTCGGACAAACGGTCTACGTACGGCCGGGCGAGTGA
- a CDS encoding MFS transporter, protein MAAGTADGTTGTDDAARRREQRGWYFYDFACSVYSTSVLTVFLGPYLTVVAKSAADPAGFVHPLGIPVRAGSVFPYAVSVSVVVAVLAMPMVGAIADRTGRKKPLLAAAAYLGATATAGMFFLDGDRYLLGAFLLIVANASLSVSMVLYNAYLPQIAGPEERDTVSSRGWAFGYTSGALVLVLNLVLYTGHGSLGLSESEAVRVCLASAGVWWGAFALVPLRRLRDRRTAGDAPPAPGAGAVGAGWRQLRATLKDMRRHPLTLSFLLAYLVYNDGVQTVISQASVYGSEELGLDQTTLITAVLLVQVLAVAGALGMGRLARSHGAKRTILGSLAVWTLILAAGYLLPPRTPLWFYALAAAIGLVLGGSQALSRSLYSHLVPRGKEAEYFSAYEMSDRGLSWLGPLVFGLAFQITGSYRAAIISLVIFFALGFVLLARVPVRRAIAEAGNPVPKRI, encoded by the coding sequence ATGGCCGCCGGCACCGCGGACGGGACCACCGGGACGGACGACGCCGCCCGCCGGCGCGAGCAGCGCGGCTGGTACTTCTACGACTTCGCGTGCTCCGTCTACTCCACGAGCGTGCTGACGGTCTTCCTCGGCCCCTATCTCACCGTGGTGGCGAAGTCCGCCGCGGACCCCGCCGGTTTCGTCCACCCGCTCGGCATCCCGGTCCGCGCCGGCTCCGTGTTCCCGTACGCGGTGTCGGTCTCGGTGGTGGTGGCGGTGCTGGCGATGCCCATGGTGGGCGCGATCGCCGACCGCACGGGCCGCAAGAAGCCGCTGCTGGCCGCCGCCGCCTATCTGGGGGCCACGGCGACGGCGGGCATGTTCTTCCTCGACGGTGACCGCTATCTGCTCGGTGCCTTCCTGCTGATCGTCGCCAACGCCTCGCTGTCGGTCTCGATGGTCCTCTACAACGCGTACCTGCCGCAGATCGCCGGGCCGGAGGAACGGGACACGGTCTCCTCGCGCGGCTGGGCCTTCGGCTACACCTCGGGGGCGCTGGTCCTCGTGCTCAACCTGGTGCTCTACACCGGCCACGGGTCCCTCGGCCTCTCCGAGTCGGAGGCGGTCCGCGTCTGCCTCGCCTCGGCGGGCGTTTGGTGGGGGGCCTTCGCGCTCGTACCGCTGCGCCGGCTGCGGGACCGGCGTACCGCCGGGGACGCGCCGCCCGCTCCGGGCGCGGGCGCGGTCGGGGCGGGGTGGCGCCAGTTGAGGGCGACCCTGAAGGACATGCGGCGCCATCCGCTGACGCTGTCCTTCCTGCTGGCCTACCTGGTCTACAACGACGGGGTGCAGACGGTGATCTCCCAGGCGTCGGTGTACGGCTCCGAGGAGCTGGGCCTCGACCAGACCACCCTGATCACGGCGGTACTGCTGGTCCAGGTGCTGGCGGTGGCGGGCGCGCTGGGCATGGGCCGGCTGGCCCGCTCGCACGGGGCCAAGCGCACCATCCTCGGCTCGCTCGCCGTGTGGACGCTGATCCTCGCCGCCGGCTACCTCCTGCCGCCGCGGACGCCGCTGTGGTTCTACGCGCTGGCCGCGGCGATCGGCCTGGTGCTGGGCGGCAGCCAGGCGCTGTCCCGCTCGCTGTACTCCCACCTGGTCCCGCGGGGCAAGGAGGCGGAGTACTTCTCCGCGTACGAGATGAGCGACCGGGGGCTGAGCTGGCTGGGACCGCTCGTGTTCGGTCTGGCGTTCCAGATCACGGGCAGCTACCGGGCCGCCATCATCTCTTTGGTGATCTTCTTCGCACTGGGGTTCGTGCTCCTGGCCCGCGTTCCGGTGAGGCGTGCGATCGCCGAGGCGGGGAACCCGGTCCCGAAACGGATTTAG
- a CDS encoding Lrp/AsnC family transcriptional regulator translates to MEELDRQIVELLVKDGRMSYTDLGRATGLSTSAVHQRVRRLEQRGVIRGYAAVVDPEEVGLPLTAFISVKPFDPSAPDDIAERLAGVPEIEACHSVAGDENYILKVRVGTPLELEELLGQIRSLAGVSTRTTVVLSTPYEARPPRI, encoded by the coding sequence ATGGAGGAGCTGGATCGTCAGATCGTCGAGTTGCTCGTCAAGGACGGGCGCATGAGCTACACCGACCTGGGCAGGGCCACGGGCCTGTCCACCTCGGCGGTGCACCAGCGGGTGCGCCGGCTCGAGCAGCGGGGCGTCATCCGGGGGTACGCCGCCGTCGTCGACCCCGAGGAGGTCGGACTGCCCCTGACCGCGTTCATCTCGGTGAAACCCTTCGACCCGAGCGCCCCCGACGACATCGCCGAGCGGCTGGCGGGCGTGCCCGAGATCGAGGCCTGCCACAGCGTCGCCGGAGACGAGAACTACATCCTCAAGGTCCGCGTCGGAACCCCGCTGGAGCTGGAGGAACTGCTCGGCCAGATCCGGTCGCTGGCCGGCGTCTCCACCCGCACGACCGTGGTGCTCTCCACCCCGTACGAGGCACGGCCGCCGCGAATCTAG